The window CCGAGTGTACTCCAACGCAACTTCCGAAGTAATGCAGAGGCCGGAACTGATTTGCAGGTCCCCCTTCTGGATGAAACAGTATTTTCCTCCACAAACTTCCATCCATTAGAATTTCCATTGATAAGGGAAGGTTCAGTGTCGGAATCAACGTTGGAAGCAGAGATTTCATTATCTTCAactaaaactttcttttccttagCAGCAATGAACAGGTCTTGAATTGGTCCATAAATAGCATTATGATTGGTTCTATTAGGAGGCTGCGGAAAATCCTTTAAACTCTCCCTAATCCATTGGCATTGTTCTTCTAAACTCAACGCaccagaaataaaataaaaccctaCATTTTAGACACATAGAGAACAACTGAATTTTGGgatctttttctttgaaacaGTATCGAAAATGGAGAATTGGCAATACCAGGACGATTCTCCAAGCAGAAGACTGGTCCATCGAGATCGCACTTAGTCGCATTCACGCCCAGCGGAAGCGCACCATCCTGATTGTAACATTCGAGGATACGCTTGAAATCGATAACCTCAGACAAATCCACTTGTTTCGGTAGCTTTTTCCTGAAAGGAATCATAAGCAAGAGTTTGAACCATCGCCTCTAACAACGAATCCAATGCCaattaaatgaaatagaaCCTGAAAGCGCAAATTGGGAAGAAATATACTTTTTGGAAGATTTATAGGTGTCGTCGTAGTACAGTTTGTATTTCTTCTCTGCTCTTCTGAAAGCGGTGCGCTCAGAATCGTCGGTGCCTTTGTCTGAACCGTACATTTTATCCACCGAGATTGGCTACCGCCGGCGAGTTACTCGATAGGATCGTGAAATTGAGCTTCTGAGTTATGGCGATGGACGGGACAGGAAAAATGAGGCTTTAGGGTTTTGAATagtcaaaaatatatattaaaattgagttacaaaatttaattaaatatttaaaagtaaataaggATGATGTAATGACCATATCcacctagcagatattattgtcctctttcggttTTCCCTTTCCGACttcccttataaagggtgtttttctcttccccaacatggtgggacatcacaatccatatccacctagcagatattgtcctatttgggttttcactttcggacttcccctaagcttctcttataaagggtgtttttcCCCCTCCCaacaatgtgggacatcacaatccaccccccttcagggccgagcgtcctcgttggcactttgtcgtctttgagtttttcctttcgagcttcccctcgagacttcccttataaagggtgtttttctcctcccaaaaatgtgggacatcataatccaccctccttcagggtCGAACATCCTCGCCGGCACcttgtcctatttgggttttcccttttgggtttcccctcaaggcttccCTTGTAATGGGTGTTTTTCTCCTCCCAACAATgagggacatcacaatccaccccccttcagggctcaacgtccttgctgacacttgttcctttctccaatcgatgtgggacctgcgctaaaatccaccccctttaaagcccagcgtccttactagcacaccgtctcatgtctgcccctttggggaacagcctTCTTGCTGTCATATAgtccagtgtctgactctgataccatttgtaacgacccagatccacggttggcagatattgtcctatttgggctttccgtttcgggcttcctctcaaggttttaaaacgtctgCCGaataaggtttccacacccttataaagggtgttttctcctcctcaaccaatgtgggacatcacatagTGCTACGTGAACAAATGAATAATTATGCGTCTTaccaattaatattttacttttattaaaaaaaaagttaaataaacaACTTGAATGACCCGaacaattcaaaaaatttatgattaggttgaattgggttaagttaattatttaataaaagttgtttgggttgaaaattttcactccaatcgatgtgaaatCCCAAAATCCACGTCTATTCGGGGTCAActtcctcgttggcacactgctcggtgtccatccccttcgagactcagcgtcctcgctgatgCACTGTCCAGAACCTGACcctgatgccatttgtaaccgttcaagcccGTCCGAAacttgactctgataccatacgTTCAAGccaccactagccgatattgttcttttagGCTTTCTTTTCAAGCTttcgtttttaaaacgagtctaaTGGACAGAGGTTTCACACACTTAAAACATGTATTGTTGTGGTATTATAAAAAgcgattaaaaataaattatattaaaaaataattaatcttaCAGCCTTTATTTTCTGGCccaaagaaccaaaaaaataatcatatcCACTAAGGCCATAGCAAGAAAATTATCTGTACTGACTTCGCATACTGTAAGCGATTCCCAGAAGTCGGTTAAAGCTTGAGAACCAAAAATGGCAGCGAGCAGGGCTGTGTTGCGTTCTGCATCAATATTCTTAACGGAGCCATCGCGACCCTTCCACTTCAGCcgtgcttcttcttccttctcgcTCGGAACTAGGCGATCCTTCACTCACAGATTGAATTGCAATGTCTGGAGTTCTAGGGTTCGGGGATTTCACTTTCCTGAACGAACTGTTCTGAATTGCTCGCTCGACGAGACACAACTGACGTCGTCGTCTGATCAGGACGGCCAGGGCCCTCCTCAGGAGGCTGTTTTGAAGGCAATTTCAGGTTTCTACCTGACCTTTATGTTATCAAGGCTTCGGAATTGTAAGCCATGATTCAATTAATCGTTCTTTAACTCTTCTCATGGACAAGTTTGTGTAATTCTTGTTTGTGTGTGAGGTTTTGCTTGTGTAATCATGCTTCTATTTCATGACGACTTGTTAATCTATTCGACGCAATTGATTGCGAGTTCGTCTGATTGCTCTGTGCAGAGGTATCTAAGACAGAAGGGAGGGTTGGGCATACCACAAATATGGTACTCGGAGGAACAGTGACTGATGATTCTACTAACGAATGGATTGCTTTGGATCAAAAGGTGCGGAATAGTTGCTCCATTAGCtccaatttatgcatgaaatGGCTAGTTTATATCATTTGATGGTTGGGTTTGTAGGTAAATTAGCGTTGATTTCTTAAGTCGGGGAGGATTTAGCTGTAAAAACCATACTATTGGCACTAGCTATAAGGTACCACCATCACCATGGATTTTGCTTACTTATTGGACAGGTTAACTCGTACCCGGGCGTTAGAGGCTTTACAGCAATCGGAACTGGGGGAGATGATTTTGTGCAATCTATGGTTGTCGCCGTGGAGTCTGTCATCCAACAGCCAATTCCTGAGGTGATTATTTTCAGTTTTTAGGCCAATTAAATCAGAGTCTATCAATTGCTTTTGCGAGATCCtgcgttggttggagaggaaaacgaagcattctttataagggtgtggaaacctctccctagcagacacgttttaaaaaccttgaggagaagcctgaaaggaaaaatccaaggaggacaatatctgctagcggtaggcttggacggttacaaatggaaaacgaaacattctttataagagtgtggaaacctctccctagcagacgcattttaagaaccttaagaggaagcccgaaagggaactgctagcggtgggtttaggctgttacagCTTTATTCCACAGATGTCTCATTATATGTGTGGAATTTCGAAGTAAGTGAAAATTTTGCCTGcagttaattatgaaattaggCTAGATAATGTTATTTCCTCTGCTGTGTTCATGTGTGGGAAACACaacttttcttattaatttcaGTTACAAAATATTATACAGAATGAattgataatgaaaattagaagATGTAACATAAATTTAATGCCAACTTCTAATTGTATTATCGTTGTCgttgttttacttttagtagttatttttaaaaattttgaactatatagtattttattattgtttgtgCATCTAGGTATCAAAATAGATAGAGATTGTCTTGTAACAATTTCCTTCAGAGATGTACTCCAGCAAATGTCTTGAACATAAAATTgtgtaaaatattattttgaactcCTTTCAACTTTCACGGACTGGCGAAGTCTGTCATTTTCCTCATCCCTTACACATgtaatgtaacagcccaaacccacatctaacaaatatagtctgttttggcccgttacgtatcgccgtcagcctcacggttttaaaacgcatctgttagagattataaggaatgttttgttcccctctctgaccgatgtggaatctcacatgtAAGTTCACAAAAAATATTGTTGTGAAAGCTTTTGATGGTCCCTGCAAAGGTCTTACTCCTCTTTCTGACAAATGGAAGGCTTGGAGCTTGGTTCTCCTTCCCATTCATTTTATCCATGAAATCGTTACTAAGactcataaaaataaagtttacgCCATGAACGGGCCACAAAAGAGAGGGAGTCTAGTAAGGGATTGAaggtttttcttctctttgtagTTGAAAACCTTATTGTTCCTTTTCAAGCcaaaaattccaaaagaatGCTTTAGTGCATCGAAGCTTAAGTatccctttttattttctgaagGAATGACTTGCTAATATTATAGCTAGGaaattattgatatatatGGTGAGAGCCATGTTCCTATTGGAGCGTATAATTCCAAAAGTTCATAGCTAGGTAGTAGGAAATTGTTAAAAGGACCAAAAAGAAGGGCCTAGAGCAGAGACTTATTATTGAGAAGGCTTATGTCAATGTGTTCCAGGGTGGCTTGACGAAAAATAGagattttggatttttggGTGCTTTTTCTACTGCCAATTTCTCAGCTGTGCTTAATagaagattgaatttttgGGTGCTTGTTTACATTatcttgtcttttcttttccctcttttcGGTGGTCGATAATTTATTTGGATTCTTTATAATGGATTGAAGTTGGTATTCTTGATGGCTtcatatttagaaatttttattagatttttttctaCTAAGATGATCTAAAATCGCCTACGGTGGGAGCACATACCAATCCCCTTCTTCTCCCTCttaattaaacttttctttGCTATAATGATTCCTTCCTAGTAGTAGTATCATTGATACAAGTCAGATCCTATATGTAGAAATATAAGAAAGAAGATCCCTTTCTCCACGAAAGAAATGAGATTTTTGAGGATACAACACATACGAAATTAACCAATTTTTCTTGATGTAGAGGTTATCAAGAAAGCCGCATAAGTAAATATAACCTATCGAAAAGTGGGCTAATCCAACTAATCTTGCCACAAGGGAAAGAGCCCCTGGTTTATCTCTCCATTGAATAAAATTAGCCAAAGGTGTG is drawn from Cucurbita pepo subsp. pepo cultivar mu-cu-16 chromosome LG09, ASM280686v2, whole genome shotgun sequence and contains these coding sequences:
- the LOC111801436 gene encoding alpha-ketoglutarate-dependent dioxygenase alkB produces the protein MYGSDKGTDDSERTAFRRAEKKYKLYYDDTYKSSKKKKLPKQVDLSEVIDFKRILECYNQDGALPLGVNATKCDLDGPVFCLENRPGFYFISGALSLEEQCQWIRESLKDFPQPPNRTNHNAIYGPIQDLFIAAKEKKVLVEDNEISASNVDSDTEPSLINGNSNGWKFVEENTVSSRRGTCKSVPASALLRKLRWSTLGLQFDWSKRSYDISLPHNEIPSALCQLTKRMAAAAMPTGEEFKPEAAIVNYFASGDTLGGHLDDMEADWSKPIVSLSLGCKAIFLLGGKSRQDLPVAMFLRSGDVVLMAGEARECFHGVPRIFTDEESEEISLLEKRFSSRDDLHFLEYIRTSRININIRQVF
- the LOC111802242 gene encoding uncharacterized protein LOC111802242, producing MAASRAVLRSASIFLTEPSRPFHFSRASSSFSLGTRRSFTHRLNCNVWSSRVRGFHFPERTVLNCSLDETQLTSSSDQDGQGPPQEAVLKAISEVSKTEGRVGHTTNMVLGGTVTDDSTNEWIALDQKVNSYPGVRGFTAIGTGGDDFVQSMVVAVESVIQQPIPEGKVRHKLSAKGKYVSVNIGPVQVISSEQVQAVYNAMKRDDRMKYFL